The following nucleotide sequence is from Bradyrhizobium roseum.
TCGCGCCTGGCAATTGCCGTCGCAGCGCTGCTGGTGTCATCGGAGGCGGCCGTGCATGCCCAAAGCACGCTGCGCATCGGCATCGCCCAGGATCCGGACGTGCTGGACCCGTCGATCAGCCGCACCTATGTCGGCCGCATCGTGTTCGCGGCATTTTGCGACAAGCTGTTCGATATCGACGAGAAGCTCAATATCGTGCCGCAACTGGCGCTGTCTCACGAGACGTCCACGGACGGCAAGGAGATGACGATCAAGCTGCGGCCCGGCGTCAAGTTCCATGACGGCGAGCCCTTTAATGCCGAAGCCGCCAAGTTCTCGATCGAACGTCACCTGACGCTGCCGACCTCGTTTCGCAAGCCCGAACTGGCGACGGTCGATCATGTCGACGTCGTCGATCCCCTGACGATCAAGCTCGTGCTCAAGTCGCCGTTTGCACCGCTGATCGCGCAACTCACCGACCGTGCGGGAATGATGGTTTCGCCGAAAGCGGCAAAGGAACTCGGCGACAAGTTCGGACAGAGTCCGGTTTGCGCCGGCCCTTACAAGTTCGTCGAGCGCGTGCAGCAGGATCGCATGGTGTTCGAGCGGTTCACCGACTACTGGGACAAGGACAAGATCTTCATTGATCGCGTGGTGTTCCTGCCGATCATCGATTCCACGGTGCGGCTCGCCAATCTGAAATCGGGCGGCCTCGACCTGATCGAGCGCGTACTGGCAACCGACATCAAGGCCGTTCGCTCCGACAGCCGGCTGAAATTGTCGACGGCGCCGGGGATCGGCTACATGGGTCTCACCATCAACATCGCCAACGACAAGAACAAGGGCGCGCTCAGTCAGCACGCCAAGGTGCGGCAGGCGCTCGATCTTGCGATCGACCGCGAGGCCCTCAATCAGGTCGTGTTCAACGGCGAGTTCACCCCCGGCAATCAATGGGTCAGCCCGGACCATCCGTATTATCAGAAGGGATTTCCGGTTCAACCGCGCGACGCCGCCAAGGCGAAGGTCTTGTTGAAGGAAGCCGGGGTAAGCCTCCCGGTCACCGTCGATCTCATGGTGCCGCTGGGCGCGGAGAACGAGGCCGTGGCGCAGGTGCTGCAGTCGATGGCGTCGGAAGTGGGCATCGACCTGAAGATCCGCACCATCGAGTTCGCGACCTCTTTCAAGCAGGCCCAGGCCGGAGAGTTTCAGGCGTTCCTGATCCCCTGGAGCGGACGGATCGATCCGGACGGCAACGCCTATGTGTTCCTGCGCAGCAAGGCGCCGCAGAATGATGGCGGCTACTCCAACCCGGAAGCCGACAAGGCGCTTGATGACGCCCGTCTCGTGACCGACAAGGCGCAGCGCATGGCGATCTACGAGAAACTGACCAAGATCGTGCTCAACGACCTGCCGTTGATCTATCTTTATCACAACAAGCTCTTGATCGCGCATAGCACCAAGCTCGAGGGCTACAGGCAGATGCCGGACGGGCTCGTGCGCGTGGTCGGACTGAAGCTGAAGTGAGCGCAGCGGCCGGACCCGGATGAAGCCATGCTGAACTTCCTCGGCCAGCGCATCCTGCAGCTGATCCCCACCTTGTTCTTCGTATCGCTCCTGATCTTCTCGCTTCAGCACCTGCTGCCCGGGGACCCTGCCCTGGTGATGGCCGGTGAGGAGCGCGATCCCGCGGTCATCGAGCAAATCCGCCAGCAGTACAAGCTCGATCAACCGATCCCGATCCAATATGCCTATTGGGTCAAAGGCGTCTTGTCGGGCGACCTCGGCGAGTCCCTGCGCATCAAGGTGCCCGTTCTGAAACTGATCGCACAGAAATTGCCGGTGACCATGCAAGTGGCGTCGATGGCGATCGTGATCGCCTTCCTGATCGGCATTCCCGCAGGCATTATCTCGGCGGTGAAGAAGGGCACGGCGTGGGACTATGGCGCCAACCTGTTCGCGCTATGGGGCATCTCGACGCCGAATTTCTGGCTCGGCATCATGCTGATCTTCCTGTTCTCGGTCGAACTCGGCTGGCTGCCGGCCTCGGGCTACGTGCCGCTGTCCGAGAACTGGCGCGCCAGCCTCGCCTCCACCATCATGCCGGCTTTCGTGCTCGGCAACGCCATCGCCGCGGTCCTGATGCGGCACACCCGTAACGCCATGCTGCAGGTGCTGGAAAGCGACTATGTCCGCACCGCCCGCGCAAAAGGCCTCTCCGAACGCTCGGTCATTCTCAAGCACGCCATGCGCAACGCGCTGACGCCGGTCATTACGCTGGGGGCGCTCGAACTCGGCACGCTGTTGTCGGGCGCGGTGCTGACCGAGCAGATCTTTTCGATTCCGGGTTTCGGCAAGCTGATCGTCGACGCCGTGTTCAACCGCGATTATGCGGTCGTGCAGGGCGTCGTGCTGACCACGGCGACGATCTACATCACGCTCAACCTGATTGCCGATATCGCCTATGTCCTCGTCAATCCAAGGCTGAGGGCCTAGGCCATGACCGACGCTGCCATCGGCACGATCAAACTCAATCAATCCGACGAGCTGGAGAGCCCGGCGCGGCGCGCGCTGCGGCGCCTGTTCAGGCGCAAGGGCGCGGTGGCCGGCCTCGTCGTGATCGCCATTTTCGTCCTGCTCGCGGTGTTCGCGCCGCTGATCTCGCCGTACGAGCCGATCGCGACGAGCTGGTCGCTGGTGCGCAAACCGCCTTCCGCGCTGCACTGGTTCGGTACCGACGAACTCGGCCGTGACATTCTCGCCCGCGTGATCTACGGCGCGCGGGCCTCGCTGCTGGCCGGCGCGATCTCGGTCGGGATCGCGCTGTCGATCGGCGTCCCCCTCGGACTGTTGTCCGGCTACCGCGGCGGCTTCATCGATGCCCTGATCAGCCGCATGACGGATGCCATGCTGGCCTGCCCGTTCCTGATCCTGGCGATTGCGCTGGCGGCCTTCCTGGGGCCAAGTCTCGGCAACGCCATGATCGCGATCGGCATCTCGGCGACGCCGATCTTCGTCCGGCTGACGCGCGGCCAGGTGATGAGCGTCAAGGTCGAGGATTACGTTGAAGCGGCGCGCGCGATGGGCAATCCGCGCTGGCGCATCGCGCTGTTTCATATCCTGCCCAACATCATGCCGGCGCTGCTGGTGCAGGCGACGCTTTCGGCCGCCGCCGCGATCATCGCGGAAGCCGCGCTATCCTTCCTCGGCCTCGGCCAGCAGCCGCCCGCGCCCTCCTGGGGCAGCATGCTGAACGCCGCGCAGCGCTTTCTCACAAACGCGCCGTGGATGGCGGTCTGGCCGGGGCTGGCGATCTTCCTGGTGGTGCTGTCGTTCAACCTGGTCGGCGACGGCCTGCGCGATGCGCTGGACCCGAGGGAGAAGTAGGCGGTCGTCGCAGCGTCGTTCCGCGCCAGCATCCGTCGTCATTCCGGGGCTCGCGTAGCGAGAACCCGGAATCCATCGTGACATTTTGTTCTGCGGTGAGTTGGATTCCGGGTTCGCGCTGAAGCGCGCCCCGGAATGACGGCTGGGATTCGTGAGATCGGCTACACCACCACTTCCCGCATCACTCTCCGGCAATCCATCTCGTATTCCAGATCGATCACCGGCGGTCGGGCAAAGTGCCACGTCAAGCCCGCCCGCACCGCGCCGCGGCGAACCAGCGCGTCGGCAAAGACATGATGGAAGTCGTGGATCGTATACGTTTGCGTCGCCGTGACATCCTTCCAGCCGAAGTCGAATTCGCCCATGCGCCGCTCCATCACCCCGGCGACGTAGCGGACCTTGTCCGCGATGCCGTCGGGGCTGATGTCGCGGTAGCGCACCGTGCGCTCGGCATAGCTCGCATTGCCTTCCTGCGATTCTCCGCTGCCTGCAATGACAAAGCTCGGCGTCGTGCTCGGGCTCGGCCGCGTGAACGAAAACGCATAGAATGACGGCTCCGACGGCGGATCGATCTCCGGACAGACGTTGCTGCGCGCGACGGGGTTGGTCTTGCCGTCATAGACGCCCCATTCCGCCAGTGTCTTCACGTAATGCAGGTTGAAATTGCGAAATCCCTCGTCGGTGAAGGCGGCCGGCGAGCGCAGTTCGCAGGCGCAGAACGACGTCAGCGGCCGGCCCGCCGCCTGGATGTATTTTGCGATCTGCGCAAATCCCTCGGCCAGCGGCAGCCATTTGTCGAACCGCACCCGCTCGATCTCATAGCCGGGGTTGGCGGCCACGCCGCCGGAATATTGAAACACGGCCGGGATGAAGCGGTAGTTGCCGGCGGTAAAGTCGCTCGTCGTCATCGTGCTCCCTCTTTCTCTGCTTCTGGAATGAAGAGCTTAGCGACCGTTCCCTGACGTGGACACAAAAAAGACGGCAGCGTCTCCGCTGCCGTCATTCGCCATTTCTAAGCGGCGGAAAGGCTCAGGTCGGCTTCAGCCCCGATTGTCCAAGGTCGAAATCCTTGATCTCCTTGTTCCGCGCCGAGCCGGCCTTCGCCTGGTGGTTGGTGGCCAGCAAGACATAGACCGCCGGCAGCACGAACAGCGTGAACAGGGTGCCGATCGACATGCCCGCGACCACCACGAGACCGATCGAGAAACGGCTCGCTGCGCCCGCGCCGGTGGCCATCAGCAGCGGAATCAGGCCGGTGACCATCGCCGCCGTCGTCATCAGGATCGGACGCAGCCGGATCCGGGCCGCCATTTCGATCGCCGATCGCTTGTCGAGGCCTTCCTTGAGCTGCAGTTCGTTGGCGAACTCGACCATCAGGATGCCGTGCTTGGTGATCAGGCCGACCAGCGTCAGCAACCCCACCTGGGTGTAGATGTTGATGGTCGCCACGCCGAAGAACAACGGGATCAGCGCACCGACGATCGCCATGGGAACGCTGATCATGATGACCAGCGGATCCCACAGGCTTTCGAACTGCGCCGCCAGCACCAGGAAGATGATGACCAGGGCGAAGCCGAAGGTAATCGCAAGCTGGTTGCCTTCCTGCACATACTGGCGGGAATCGGCCAGGTAGTCATGACCGAAGCCGGCGGGCAACTTTTTCGCTTCGCCCTCCAGGAAGTCCACCGCCTGCCCGACCGTCACGCCCGGCATCGGCACCGCCGAGAAGGTCGCCGAGTTGAGCTGGTTGTAGTGCGTGAGCGAATTCGGATCGGTAGCGGTCTCGATCGACACGATGGTCGACAGCGGCACCAGCTGCCCGGTATTGGTCGGGACATAGTAACCGCCGATCGCTTCCGGCGACAGCCGCATGCCGCGCGGCACCTGCGGGATCACCTGATAGGACCGTCCCTCGAGGTTGAAACGGTTGACGTAGTTGCCGCCCAGCAGCGTCTGCAGCGTGGCGCCCACCTGCGACATGTTGATGCCGAGGTCGCTCGCCTTGGAACGGTCGACGGAGACGCGCACCACCGGCTGGTTGAAGTCGAGGTCGGAGTCGGACACGATAAACAGCCCGCTCTTGCGTGCTGAGTCCTTCAGCTTGGCCATCTCCTCGTAGACCGCCTGGAAACCGGCCGTCGAATTGATCACCATCTGAACCGGCAGGCCGCCAGGTCCGCCCGGCAGCGGCGGCAGATTGAACGCAAACGCCTGAACGCCTTCGATCTTCGAGAGTTCCGCCTGCACCAGCGGCTTCAGCTTGATCGAGGAACGCGTCCGCTCGTCCCACGGCTTGAGCAGCATGCCGGCGACACCGCCCTGCGGCCCGTTGATGCCGTTCAGCACGAAGCGCAGGTCGGTCTCGGGAAATTTGGCAAACGCCTTGTCGAGCTTCTCGCCGTAGAAATTGACATAGTCGATGTTGGCGTATTTCGGCGCCTTGGTCACCGAGAACACGATGCCTTGGTCCTCCTCGGGCGCGAGCTCCTTGGCGGAGTTCAAATAAAGGAAGCCGACCATCCCGAGCATCGTGACCGCGAACAGGTAGGTCACCGGACGATAGTCCAGCGAGCGGTCGAGCTGACGGCCGTACCAGCGCGTCATCGCGCCGAACACCCGATTGACCAGCCTGGCGAACCGTCCCTCATCCGCGCTCTTGAGCAGCACCGAGCACATCATCGGCGACAGCGTCAGCGCGATAATGCCTGACACAACCACCGAGCCCGCCAGCGTGAAGGCGAATTCGCGGAACAGCGAGCCTGTCAGGCCGCCGAGGAAGCCGATCGGTGCGTACACGGCCGCCAGCGTGATCGTCATCGAGATCACAGGTCCGACGATTTCGCGCGCCCCCTGCAGCGACGCCTGTACCGGCGTCTTTCCTTCCTCCAGATGGCGATGGATATTCTCGACCACCACGATGGCGTCATCGACCACGAGCCCGATCGCCAGCACCATCGCCAACAGCGTCAGCAGGTTGAAGCTGAAGCCCAATGCCAGCATCAGGCTGCAGACGCCGATCAGCGACAACGGAATCGTAACCACCGGGATGATGACCGAGCGGAACGAGGCCAGGAACAGGAAGATCACGACCACGACGATCCCCACCGCCTCGATCAGCGTGTGCTGCACCTCGTCGATCGACGACTGAATGAATTTTGTGGAATCGTAGGCCACCTTCATCTTCATCGAGGGCGGCAGGTTGCGTTCGAGCTCCGGGAACAGCGCGCGCACGCCCTTGACCAGCGTCAGCGGGTTGCCCTGCGGCGTCGCCTGCACGCCGATGAAGATCGCGCGCTCGCCGCTGAACGCGACACTGGCATCGGTGCTTTGCGCGGCGAGCTCGACGGTTGCGACATCCTCGATCCGCACGAAGCCGCCGTCCTTGGACTTGACGATCATCTTCTTGAACTGATCGAGGTTCCGCAGATCCGTATTGGTCTGGATGTTCGAGACGATGAAGTAGCCCTTGGTCTGGCCGGCGGCGGCCTGGAAGTTGTTCGCCGCGATCGCCTGTGAAACGTCAGTCGGCGACACGCCGCGGCCGGCCATGCGCAACGGATCGAGCCAGAGCCGCATCGCGAACGTCTGCCCGCCGAGAATGTCGGCCGACGCCACGCCGTCGACCGTCGAAAGTACCGGTTGCACGACGCGCGTCAGATAATCCGAAATCGCCGAACCGGAGAGTTCGTCGCTGGAAAATCCGATATACATCACCGCCGTGGTCTGGCCGGTCGTCTTGGTCACGATCGGATCGTTCGATTCCCTCGGGATCAGGTATCTGACCGAGTTAACCTTGGCGAGGACTTCGGTCAGCGCCTGGTTCGGATCGAAATTCAGCTTGATGTAAACCTGGATCGTGCTGGTGCCCTGCACCGACGACGAGGTGATGTAGTCGACGCCTTCGGCGGAGGCGACGGCCTGCTCGAGCGGCGTGGTGATGAAACCCTGAATCAGGTTGGCCGACGCGCCAGGATAGACGGTGGTGACGTTGATGACCGTGTTCGAAAGCTTCGGATATTGCCGGATCGGCAACACGAACGCGGCCCGCAGACCGATCAGGAGGATCAGCAGGCTGACGACGACCGACAGGACCGGGCGCTTGATGAAAATATCGGTTAAGGCCATCGCAAAATTATCCCGCTGGGTTCAGCATATTTCGGGCGCGGTCGCAAAGACCGCCGCCCGCCGTTCTTCGGCGCGGCCCCTATGGGCTGCGTCACGCGTCAATAGCGCGGCGGCTTG
It contains:
- a CDS encoding ABC transporter permease, with protein sequence MTDAAIGTIKLNQSDELESPARRALRRLFRRKGAVAGLVVIAIFVLLAVFAPLISPYEPIATSWSLVRKPPSALHWFGTDELGRDILARVIYGARASLLAGAISVGIALSIGVPLGLLSGYRGGFIDALISRMTDAMLACPFLILAIALAAFLGPSLGNAMIAIGISATPIFVRLTRGQVMSVKVEDYVEAARAMGNPRWRIALFHILPNIMPALLVQATLSAAAAIIAEAALSFLGLGQQPPAPSWGSMLNAAQRFLTNAPWMAVWPGLAIFLVVLSFNLVGDGLRDALDPREK
- the cnbZ gene encoding 2-amino-5-chloromuconate deaminase CnbZ, translating into MTTSDFTAGNYRFIPAVFQYSGGVAANPGYEIERVRFDKWLPLAEGFAQIAKYIQAAGRPLTSFCACELRSPAAFTDEGFRNFNLHYVKTLAEWGVYDGKTNPVARSNVCPEIDPPSEPSFYAFSFTRPSPSTTPSFVIAGSGESQEGNASYAERTVRYRDISPDGIADKVRYVAGVMERRMGEFDFGWKDVTATQTYTIHDFHHVFADALVRRGAVRAGLTWHFARPPVIDLEYEMDCRRVMREVVV
- a CDS encoding ABC transporter permease yields the protein MLNFLGQRILQLIPTLFFVSLLIFSLQHLLPGDPALVMAGEERDPAVIEQIRQQYKLDQPIPIQYAYWVKGVLSGDLGESLRIKVPVLKLIAQKLPVTMQVASMAIVIAFLIGIPAGIISAVKKGTAWDYGANLFALWGISTPNFWLGIMLIFLFSVELGWLPASGYVPLSENWRASLASTIMPAFVLGNAIAAVLMRHTRNAMLQVLESDYVRTARAKGLSERSVILKHAMRNALTPVITLGALELGTLLSGAVLTEQIFSIPGFGKLIVDAVFNRDYAVVQGVVLTTATIYITLNLIADIAYVLVNPRLRA
- a CDS encoding multidrug efflux RND transporter permease subunit, with product MALTDIFIKRPVLSVVVSLLILLIGLRAAFVLPIRQYPKLSNTVINVTTVYPGASANLIQGFITTPLEQAVASAEGVDYITSSSVQGTSTIQVYIKLNFDPNQALTEVLAKVNSVRYLIPRESNDPIVTKTTGQTTAVMYIGFSSDELSGSAISDYLTRVVQPVLSTVDGVASADILGGQTFAMRLWLDPLRMAGRGVSPTDVSQAIAANNFQAAAGQTKGYFIVSNIQTNTDLRNLDQFKKMIVKSKDGGFVRIEDVATVELAAQSTDASVAFSGERAIFIGVQATPQGNPLTLVKGVRALFPELERNLPPSMKMKVAYDSTKFIQSSIDEVQHTLIEAVGIVVVVIFLFLASFRSVIIPVVTIPLSLIGVCSLMLALGFSFNLLTLLAMVLAIGLVVDDAIVVVENIHRHLEEGKTPVQASLQGAREIVGPVISMTITLAAVYAPIGFLGGLTGSLFREFAFTLAGSVVVSGIIALTLSPMMCSVLLKSADEGRFARLVNRVFGAMTRWYGRQLDRSLDYRPVTYLFAVTMLGMVGFLYLNSAKELAPEEDQGIVFSVTKAPKYANIDYVNFYGEKLDKAFAKFPETDLRFVLNGINGPQGGVAGMLLKPWDERTRSSIKLKPLVQAELSKIEGVQAFAFNLPPLPGGPGGLPVQMVINSTAGFQAVYEEMAKLKDSARKSGLFIVSDSDLDFNQPVVRVSVDRSKASDLGINMSQVGATLQTLLGGNYVNRFNLEGRSYQVIPQVPRGMRLSPEAIGGYYVPTNTGQLVPLSTIVSIETATDPNSLTHYNQLNSATFSAVPMPGVTVGQAVDFLEGEAKKLPAGFGHDYLADSRQYVQEGNQLAITFGFALVIIFLVLAAQFESLWDPLVIMISVPMAIVGALIPLFFGVATINIYTQVGLLTLVGLITKHGILMVEFANELQLKEGLDKRSAIEMAARIRLRPILMTTAAMVTGLIPLLMATGAGAASRFSIGLVVVAGMSIGTLFTLFVLPAVYVLLATNHQAKAGSARNKEIKDFDLGQSGLKPT
- a CDS encoding ABC transporter substrate-binding protein, which translates into the protein MFKFSRLAIAVAALLVSSEAAVHAQSTLRIGIAQDPDVLDPSISRTYVGRIVFAAFCDKLFDIDEKLNIVPQLALSHETSTDGKEMTIKLRPGVKFHDGEPFNAEAAKFSIERHLTLPTSFRKPELATVDHVDVVDPLTIKLVLKSPFAPLIAQLTDRAGMMVSPKAAKELGDKFGQSPVCAGPYKFVERVQQDRMVFERFTDYWDKDKIFIDRVVFLPIIDSTVRLANLKSGGLDLIERVLATDIKAVRSDSRLKLSTAPGIGYMGLTINIANDKNKGALSQHAKVRQALDLAIDREALNQVVFNGEFTPGNQWVSPDHPYYQKGFPVQPRDAAKAKVLLKEAGVSLPVTVDLMVPLGAENEAVAQVLQSMASEVGIDLKIRTIEFATSFKQAQAGEFQAFLIPWSGRIDPDGNAYVFLRSKAPQNDGGYSNPEADKALDDARLVTDKAQRMAIYEKLTKIVLNDLPLIYLYHNKLLIAHSTKLEGYRQMPDGLVRVVGLKLK